The Apium graveolens cultivar Ventura chromosome 11, ASM990537v1, whole genome shotgun sequence genome has a window encoding:
- the LOC141697808 gene encoding kiwellin-like, whose amino-acid sequence MASLSFIYLAILFTTTSPLLGNALSNCNGPCNDLNDCSGQLICINGTCNDDPDVGTHICKAGSSPSPNPPSSGPCQPSGTLNCKKKSYTTYSCSPQVTASTPAVLTLNDFSEGGDGGAESSCDEKFHENSELIVALSTGWFSEGSRCLMKIRITASNGRSVVAKVVDECDSMNGCDKEHAYQRPCDNNIVDGSAAVWEALKLNQDLGRVNINWSMV is encoded by the coding sequence ATGGCAAGTCTCAGTTTTATTTACCTTGCTATCCTCTTTACTACAACTTCTCCACTTCTAGGAAATGCACTCTCCAACTGCAATGGTCCATGCAATGACCTAAACGACTGCTCCGGCCAACTCATCTGCATTAACGGAACATGCAACGACGATCCCGACGTCGGAACTCATATATGCAAAGCAGGATCCTCACCATCGCCGAACCCGCCATCATCAGGCCCATGCCAACCCTCGGGCACTCTCAATTGCAAAAAAAAATCTTACACTACTTATAGTTGCTCCCCTCAAGTCACCGCCTCCACGCCAGCTGTCCTCACGCTGAATGACTTTAGCGAAGGCGGTGACGGGGGAGCGGAATCTAGTTGCGACGAGAAGTTCCATGAAAATTCCGAACTTATCGTCGCGCTATCAACTGGATGGTTCAGTGAAGGCTCGAGGTGTTTGATGAAAATAAGGATTACGGCTAGTAATGGGAGGAGCGTGGTTGCGAAGGTGGTGGATGAGTGTGATTCTATGAATGGTTGCGACAAAGAGCACGCGTATCAGAGACCCTGTGACAATAATATTGTTGATGGCTCGGCTGCTGTGTGGGAGGCTTTAAAGCTCAACCAGGACTTGGGTAGAGTCAATATTAACTGGTCCATGGTTTAA